From Medicago truncatula cultivar Jemalong A17 chromosome 7, MtrunA17r5.0-ANR, whole genome shotgun sequence, a single genomic window includes:
- the LOC11428199 gene encoding 40S ribosomal protein S20-2 translates to MAYAAMKPTKPGLEESQEQIHKIRITLSSKHVKNLEKVCADLVRGAKDKHLRVKGPVRMPTKVLHITTRKTPCGEGTNTWDRFELRVHKRVIDLYSSPDVVKQITSITIEPGVEVEVTIADA, encoded by the exons ATGGCGTACGCTGCGATGAAACCCACCAAGCCTGGTTTGGAGGAATCTCAGGAACAGATCCATAAGATTAGGATCACCCTTTCCTCCAAGCATGTCAAAAATCTCGAGAAGG TTTGTGCCGATTTGGTTCGTGGTGCTAAGGATAAGCATCTTAGAGTGAAGGGTCCTGTTAGGATGCCTACTAAGGTTCTTCATATCACTACTAGGAAGACCCCTTGTGGAGAAG GTACCAACACCTGGGATAGATTTGAACTCCGTGTGCACAAGAGAGTCATCGACCTCTACAGTTCCCCAGATGTTGTTAAACAGATTACCTCTATCACCATCGAACCTGGCGTCGAGGTTGAGGTTACCATTGCAGATGCTTGA
- the LOC11443473 gene encoding polygalacturonase inhibitor yields MATMFGGSVLLCFFSLLLLFPVAISQKCNPQDKKALLQIKKELNNPTSLSSWNPRKNCCDWVFIHCDVTTSRVIWLAIQFSSPDQFTTPFPNPEFIGHISPSVGDLSYVERLEFNQLPNVTGQIPSTISKLKNLKYLTISGTSVSGPIPSFLGQFKNLELLDLYSNKLTGSIPSSLSQLTNLKQLFLHENKLSGHIPASLGQLNLERLALSKNRLVGDASVLFGSNKRTEYIDLSRNLFSFDFSKVDVPKKSSFLLDINHNNIYGKIPVGWTKVKELQMFNVSYNLLCGQIPQGGNLQTNFDVFNYYHNKCLCGSPLPKCK; encoded by the coding sequence ATGGCGACTATGTTTGGAGGATCTGTTTTGCTATGCTTCTTCTCACTACTATTACTCTTTCCAGTTGCAATATCACAGAAATGCAACCCACAAGACAAGAAAGCGTTGCTCCAAATCAAGAAGGAACTCAACAACCCTACGTCTCTATCCTCGTGGAACCCTCGCAAAAATTGTTGTGACTGGGTATTTATCCATTGCGACGTAACAACTTCTCGTGTCATTTGGCTCGCTATCCAATTCTCAAGCCCAGACCAATTCACCACCCCATTCCCAAACCCAGAATTCATAGGTCATATATCCCCTTCAGTTGGCGACCTCTCTTATGTCGAAAGACTCGAATTCAACCAATTACCCAATGTCACAGGTCAAATCCCTTCCACCATTTCCAAGCTCAAAAACCTCAAGTATCTTACAATCTCCGGGACCAGTGTCTCAGGCCCAATACCTTCTTTTTTGGGCCAATTTAAAAATCTCGAGCTTCTTGACCTTTACTCCAACAAACTGACGGGCTCAATACCGAGTTCACTTTCCCAGCTGACTAACCTCAAACAGTTATTCTTGCACGAGAACAAGCTTTCTGGACACATTCCAGCTTCATTGGGCCAACTAAATCTTGAGAGGTTAGCCTTGTCCAAGAACAGGCTTGTGGGTGATGCTTCCGTGCTTTTCGGGAGCAACAAAAGGACAGAGTACATTGATCTTTCGAGGAACTTGTTTTcgtttgatttttcaaaagttgATGTTCCTAAGAAGAGCTCgtttttgttggatattaatcataataatatttatggAAAGATTCCAGTGGGATGGACCAAAGTGAAAGAGTTACAGATGTTTAATGTGAGTTATAACTTGTTGTGTGGTCAAATACCACAGGGTGGAAATTTGCAGACAAATTTTGATGTGTTTAATTATTATCACAACAAGTGTTTGTGTGGGTCACCGCTTCCCAAATGCAAGTGA